TGCTCTGGGTGTCGCCATGATCGGCTCGTTCGCCTTGGGCGCTTTATAATGAACTCTGCGTCGGACCCTGACCGCACTGCAGCTAGTCGTAAATAGCATAATAATATCAGCGGCTTCGTCCAAGATGAGTTTGCCAGTCAAAACGGCAGCGCGGCCCCGTGCGCTCAGCACGCGCCACAATGTCCTTCTTCGAGGCGCTGTGGGATAGTGTGTTTCAGCCCGGCGTGCCACCGGTGCTGGTGGGCGCGACGCACGTGTCGTTcacgctgctgctggcactactgctggcgctgctgtgGACGACGCGCAACCTGCACTTCATGGCGCTGTCTGTGATCGCGGCCTTCCTGTGGGCCACGGTGAGCTGGTTCGTGCgcgagctggcgcgcgcagaGGCGAAGGCCGCGCCTACGGCGGCCGCGGACGAGGCGGTGGCGACGGGCTCGTGGGCCGCGCCCCGGACGGCCGCGCGCCTGCGCTAGGCCTGAGTATATAGCTGTACCTCGCCGGCCCAGCCAGGCTGTGCTCGGCGCGGTGCCCTATACAAGCGAAAAAGAAA
This is a stretch of genomic DNA from Eremothecium gossypii ATCC 10895 chromosome VI, complete sequence. It encodes these proteins:
- the PKR1 gene encoding Pkr1p (Syntenic homolog of Saccharomyces cerevisiae YMR123W (PKR1)), giving the protein MSFFEALWDSVFQPGVPPVLVGATHVSFTLLLALLLALLWTTRNLHFMALSVIAAFLWATVSWFVRELARAEAKAAPTAAADEAVATGSWAAPRTAARLR